A window of Sphingorhabdus lacus contains these coding sequences:
- a CDS encoding CaiB/BaiF CoA transferase family protein: MTFQPLSGVRVLDLTSVVVGPVCTGRLAQYGAEVIKLESPEGDLMRGLGGASPTGQHSGTYLHLNRGKRNLCCDLKHPESREILARLVASCDVIVANMRPQALERLGLDAKTIRSLAPDKVYCLITGYGTDGPYAGEPTYDSVVQAASGITGLTLARDGSPAYVPLVICDHIVGEIAAGAVMGAVMQRQMTGEGATLEVPMFETMASFVMQEHLAQQSFDPPVGPAGDQRLLSPHNKPVETADGWISFTVNTNAQVSAFLRVTGRDHLIDDARYNSVASRARNVREWFEIRGAPLTQKTTAEWLEVFAVADIASKPCHTLETLRKDPHLNAVKLFVEDSHPTEGKTVAIRSPIRVDEGVMAMPDFAQPKGWETRQVLADLAYDQSEIEQLISNGAAIVTR; this comes from the coding sequence ATGACTTTTCAACCCCTATCCGGCGTTCGCGTGCTCGATTTGACTAGCGTAGTCGTCGGACCGGTGTGCACCGGTCGTTTGGCGCAATATGGCGCAGAGGTTATCAAGCTGGAAAGTCCGGAAGGAGACTTGATGCGCGGCTTAGGTGGGGCATCACCAACGGGTCAACATTCAGGAACCTATCTCCATCTTAACCGCGGAAAGCGCAATTTGTGCTGCGATCTAAAACATCCCGAAAGCCGAGAAATTCTGGCGCGGCTAGTGGCAAGTTGTGACGTTATTGTTGCTAATATGCGGCCTCAGGCCCTCGAAAGGCTGGGGTTGGATGCAAAGACGATCCGCAGTCTGGCGCCGGATAAAGTCTATTGCCTGATTACGGGATATGGCACCGACGGTCCTTATGCAGGCGAGCCGACTTATGACAGTGTTGTTCAAGCGGCTTCCGGAATCACGGGTCTCACACTCGCGCGTGACGGCAGCCCTGCCTATGTTCCGCTGGTGATTTGCGATCATATCGTCGGCGAAATTGCGGCCGGGGCTGTGATGGGCGCGGTCATGCAGCGGCAGATGACAGGTGAGGGCGCAACGTTGGAAGTTCCGATGTTTGAAACGATGGCCAGTTTTGTGATGCAGGAACATCTGGCGCAACAGAGTTTCGATCCACCAGTCGGTCCAGCGGGTGATCAACGACTTTTAAGTCCGCACAACAAACCGGTTGAAACCGCAGATGGCTGGATATCATTCACGGTCAACACAAATGCCCAGGTGTCTGCATTCCTGAGGGTTACCGGGCGCGACCATTTGATTGATGACGCCCGGTATAACTCGGTCGCTTCACGCGCGCGCAATGTCCGTGAATGGTTTGAAATACGAGGGGCGCCCCTGACACAGAAAACCACAGCTGAATGGCTAGAAGTATTTGCGGTTGCCGACATCGCAAGCAAGCCATGCCACACGCTCGAAACATTGCGTAAAGATCCACATTTGAACGCAGTAAAATTGTTCGTTGAGGACAGTCATCCGACCGAAGGTAAGACCGTCGCAATAAGGTCCCCCATCCGCGTCGATGAGGGTGTCATGGCAATGCCCGATTTTGCACAGCCCAAAGGTTGGGAAACAAGACAGGTCCTAGCCGATCTGGCGTACGACCAAAGTGAAATCGAACAACTGATTTCAAACGGAGCCGCGATTGTTACCCGTTAA
- a CDS encoding TonB-dependent receptor plug domain-containing protein: MQNRKLSLLMGISLAAICQPVMAQDAETDTQPAEAEESIVVTGTRITANGDNLPTPVTVAATDELLKTSPSNIADGLNKLPIFALSRGTSNLNNNTDNFTGNYLNLRGFGIQRNLILLDGNRMAPTSYTGAVDTNVIPQMLVQRVEVVTGGASAVYGSDAVSGVVNFVLDKKFEGLKVEAQSGISGRGDARSWRAAAAFGANFADDRGHFMASIEHFQQNGLDDKESRKNGKAIYAIAGSGTTADPFRLITNARNAAIPFQGANLFSGRVFVAPGVLGNATPGISQGGALASGGDGFYGKGSSATADLKTDQAFARMDYDVTENISVYVQGLYAQAKTFNNFYPNLIFPTIVGADNAFLSPAAQAELAGGGFGPVFLYSRVFDDPNHLLGVRSNAKSWMGSAGIKGSTANFDWTVHYQHSETKSVNTQVNNILAGNVLAALDAVDSGLFAGGAANGQIVCRVTLTNPGVYPGCVPLNGFGASPASQSAALDYVTGDNFNIPKFTMDVVSASVSGTAFENWAGPVRFAISGEYRTLSLDVSSNTPPDLLANCTGIRFGCVQGVTPVYRDTLLTPINESDNVKEAAIEVDFPLLKDSGVGSINLSGAARYTDYKTSGSVTTWKVGGDWNVMDGLRFRATRSRDIRAPSLWELFQPQTLSSSGYFDLLTNSAGLNGIVATSQGGNSNLVPEKADTLTFGGVFRPSGVPGLSIAIDYYKIKLGNAISQIDGRLASIQTACNTSNGTNNFCSLYERPTPTSFPSLVRIATLNAASIKTWGIDGEVNYNFGVGSDGKISLRGLVGYQPQLTTVLAPGIEPQIGAGTAATQSTGGVPKLRLTAFIGYSNSDFAVDLQQRWRSSLKWDATRSLVFDIPDVPSVMYTDATFTFFPGQDKDKQIFFSVQNLFDKNPPPYLTAGTSGTPAFSFPATTGDDIIGRYFTVGAKMKF; this comes from the coding sequence ATGCAGAATCGTAAGTTAAGCTTGCTGATGGGGATCAGTCTGGCAGCTATATGCCAGCCAGTTATGGCGCAGGACGCCGAAACCGATACCCAACCCGCTGAAGCGGAAGAGTCAATCGTTGTTACTGGCACGCGTATTACCGCCAATGGCGACAATTTGCCAACGCCGGTTACGGTAGCTGCGACCGATGAGTTGCTGAAAACCAGTCCATCAAACATTGCTGATGGTCTAAATAAACTGCCCATCTTCGCTCTATCGCGCGGCACTTCAAACCTGAACAACAATACTGACAATTTTACTGGCAATTATCTAAACTTGCGGGGCTTCGGAATACAGCGCAACCTCATATTGCTAGATGGCAACCGTATGGCACCTACCAGTTATACAGGTGCGGTTGACACAAACGTCATTCCGCAAATGCTTGTGCAGCGCGTTGAAGTTGTGACCGGCGGCGCGTCCGCAGTATATGGTTCGGATGCGGTATCGGGTGTCGTAAACTTTGTTCTCGACAAAAAGTTTGAAGGTCTGAAAGTCGAAGCACAGTCCGGCATTTCCGGCCGCGGCGATGCTCGCTCATGGCGTGCGGCAGCAGCCTTTGGTGCCAATTTTGCCGATGACCGTGGTCACTTTATGGCGAGCATTGAGCATTTCCAGCAGAATGGCTTGGATGACAAAGAATCTCGGAAGAACGGCAAGGCGATTTATGCGATTGCTGGATCAGGTACCACAGCCGATCCGTTTCGCTTAATTACCAATGCGCGTAATGCTGCAATCCCGTTTCAGGGAGCCAACCTCTTTAGCGGCCGCGTATTCGTTGCACCAGGCGTTTTGGGTAACGCCACACCTGGCATTTCGCAAGGTGGCGCTCTCGCCAGCGGTGGTGATGGTTTTTATGGAAAAGGCTCTTCCGCAACCGCTGATCTTAAAACCGATCAAGCCTTTGCGCGGATGGACTATGATGTAACCGAAAACATCAGTGTTTATGTTCAAGGCCTATATGCTCAGGCAAAGACATTTAACAATTTCTATCCCAACCTGATTTTCCCAACCATCGTCGGTGCGGACAATGCATTCTTATCGCCTGCAGCTCAAGCCGAATTAGCTGGCGGGGGCTTCGGGCCAGTTTTCCTGTATTCGCGAGTTTTTGATGATCCGAACCATCTTTTGGGCGTTCGGTCAAATGCCAAAAGCTGGATGGGATCTGCCGGAATCAAGGGATCGACTGCCAATTTTGACTGGACCGTACATTACCAGCACAGTGAGACGAAGTCGGTCAATACGCAGGTAAACAACATACTGGCCGGAAACGTGCTGGCGGCGCTTGATGCTGTCGACAGTGGGCTTTTCGCCGGTGGAGCTGCCAATGGCCAGATAGTTTGCCGCGTTACGCTTACTAACCCCGGCGTTTACCCTGGTTGCGTTCCGCTGAATGGTTTTGGTGCGTCGCCTGCAAGTCAGTCTGCTGCGCTAGACTATGTCACTGGCGACAACTTCAATATTCCAAAATTCACAATGGACGTTGTATCCGCCAGCGTGAGCGGAACGGCATTTGAAAACTGGGCGGGACCAGTGCGTTTCGCAATCAGCGGTGAATATCGGACACTTTCGCTCGACGTGTCGAGCAACACACCTCCCGATTTGCTGGCAAATTGTACGGGCATCCGCTTTGGATGCGTTCAGGGTGTGACGCCTGTCTATCGTGATACCCTTCTCACACCCATCAACGAGAGCGACAATGTTAAAGAGGCTGCGATTGAGGTCGACTTTCCGTTGCTGAAAGACAGCGGCGTAGGCTCCATCAATCTAAGCGGAGCAGCTCGTTATACCGATTACAAAACCAGCGGCAGCGTTACGACTTGGAAGGTTGGCGGGGATTGGAACGTTATGGATGGCCTGCGCTTCCGCGCAACTCGTTCACGCGACATCCGGGCACCAAGCCTGTGGGAGCTTTTCCAACCTCAAACACTTTCGAGTAGCGGCTATTTCGATCTGCTTACCAACAGCGCCGGTCTCAATGGCATTGTCGCGACTTCGCAGGGCGGGAACTCCAATCTTGTGCCGGAAAAAGCCGATACGCTGACTTTCGGCGGGGTATTCCGTCCTAGCGGAGTGCCTGGGTTGAGTATCGCGATTGACTACTACAAGATCAAGCTCGGCAATGCGATCTCGCAGATCGACGGCCGCCTAGCGTCGATACAGACGGCCTGTAACACCAGCAACGGAACAAACAACTTTTGCTCTCTCTACGAACGTCCAACGCCCACAAGTTTTCCATCTTTAGTCAGAATTGCGACCTTGAACGCAGCGTCTATCAAGACTTGGGGCATCGACGGCGAAGTGAACTATAACTTCGGTGTTGGTTCTGACGGCAAAATTTCTCTGCGCGGCTTGGTGGGATATCAGCCACAGCTGACGACCGTTTTAGCGCCTGGCATTGAACCACAGATTGGAGCTGGCACCGCAGCTACCCAGTCGACTGGTGGTGTACCAAAGCTGCGTCTGACAGCGTTTATCGGTTATAGCAATTCGGATTTTGCAGTCGATTTGCAGCAGCGCTGGCGGTCATCGCTGAAATGGGATGCTACACGTTCACTGGTATTTGATATCCCTGACGTACCTTCGGTTATGTACACAGATGCGACGTTCACATTCTTCCCCGGCCAGGACAAGGACAAGCAGATTTTCTTCTCGGTCCAAAACCTGTTCGACAAGAATCCGCCTCCATATTTAACGGCTGGTACCTCCGGCACGCCTGCCTTCTCATTTCCCGCAACCACGGGCGACGACATAATCGGACGTTACTTTACTGTCGGCGCAAAAATGAAGTTCTAA
- a CDS encoding IclR family transcriptional regulator: MARTKNPNSEPKEYAAPALDKGLDIVELLCRAEAPLTPKQIAAELGRTVGELYRMIASLAARNYIAQVGDSYYITTKLFELAQINPPTHRLLLEARPIMQKLASDIEQSCHLTVYGQGRQIVIAKIESPSSMGYSIRLGSELDVIVSVSGRVLLAFQDDATRSLMIEEALRRRPDHIVSNLDKKLDSIRTKGFESAVSTQIRGMHAISFPILDSQRHAIAAISVPYADRIDLVDRRTIEDVEKALGLAAKALCLRMGGDPDTPHTQPPIDFSPTPAPRSRRTQK; the protein is encoded by the coding sequence GTGGCGAGAACCAAAAATCCAAATAGCGAACCCAAGGAGTATGCGGCCCCAGCTTTGGACAAAGGGCTCGACATCGTAGAGCTGCTTTGCAGAGCTGAAGCACCCCTGACGCCGAAACAGATCGCTGCCGAGCTTGGGAGGACCGTTGGCGAGCTTTACCGTATGATCGCAAGTCTGGCTGCACGAAATTACATCGCCCAAGTTGGCGACAGCTATTACATCACAACTAAACTATTCGAACTGGCCCAAATCAACCCGCCAACGCATCGTCTTCTTTTGGAAGCGCGGCCAATCATGCAAAAACTAGCCAGCGATATCGAACAATCCTGTCACCTGACCGTCTATGGTCAGGGACGGCAGATCGTAATTGCCAAAATCGAATCCCCAAGCAGCATGGGATATAGCATTCGCCTAGGATCAGAACTTGATGTTATAGTCTCCGTTTCGGGACGCGTCCTACTTGCTTTTCAAGATGATGCAACGCGAAGCTTAATGATTGAGGAAGCGCTGCGTCGTCGCCCGGATCATATCGTATCAAATCTCGACAAGAAGCTAGATTCGATCCGAACGAAGGGCTTCGAATCCGCTGTCAGCACACAAATTCGGGGAATGCATGCAATCAGTTTTCCGATCCTCGATTCCCAGCGTCACGCGATTGCGGCGATCAGCGTTCCATATGCGGATCGCATCGATCTTGTCGACCGTAGAACCATTGAAGATGTAGAAAAGGCGTTAGGGCTAGCTGCTAAAGCACTTTGTCTGCGGATGGGCGGCGACCCGGATACTCCCCATACGCAGCCCCCGATTGATTTTTCGCCGACACCAGCGCCACGCAGTCGCCGCACCCAAAAGTAA
- a CDS encoding alpha/beta fold hydrolase produces MADIIFVAGSWHGGWYYASVVQQLRDAGHRVCAVTLSGVAERRHQCRHGVNLQTHIDDVLAAIEMEEMEHPILVAHSYGGMVITGVASQAIGKIRALVYLDAVVPQDGQSQWQLLPRALQDYFLSVCNDGLTLDPPEELDRRTSPHPFATFLQKLSVPEDAFDVEYKSFAWAELNPDGVFKQFHDRLVETPGWHVSRIPCGHDLMNEAPEAVLNATLEAIRSTEGRPE; encoded by the coding sequence ATGGCTGACATAATCTTCGTTGCGGGAAGCTGGCACGGTGGATGGTATTATGCCAGCGTCGTGCAACAGCTTCGCGATGCCGGGCACCGCGTTTGTGCAGTGACGTTGTCCGGGGTCGCCGAGCGCCGTCATCAGTGCAGGCATGGTGTAAATCTCCAAACCCACATCGATGATGTTCTTGCGGCAATCGAAATGGAAGAAATGGAACACCCCATTCTTGTCGCGCATAGTTACGGCGGCATGGTCATTACCGGCGTTGCAAGCCAAGCGATCGGAAAGATCCGGGCTTTAGTCTATCTTGATGCGGTCGTCCCGCAAGATGGTCAGTCACAATGGCAGCTGTTGCCACGAGCTTTGCAGGACTATTTCCTCAGCGTTTGCAATGACGGGCTTACGCTTGATCCGCCAGAGGAGCTCGATAGACGCACGTCGCCCCATCCCTTTGCTACATTTTTACAGAAACTGAGCGTGCCTGAGGATGCGTTCGACGTTGAATATAAAAGCTTTGCATGGGCCGAACTCAATCCAGATGGCGTATTCAAGCAATTCCACGATCGCCTTGTCGAAACACCGGGTTGGCATGTCAGCCGCATCCCATGTGGTCACGATCTGATGAATGAAGCGCCAGAAGCGGTGCTCAACGCCACGTTGGAGGCGATCCGGAGTACCGAAGGTAGACCCGAATGA
- a CDS encoding MFS transporter, with the protein MSVTVNIQEFINAQPYSAFQKRILALCFLVVAIDGFDTALVGFIAPAIQAEWMVSPAELTPLMMAGLIGLLVGAFVFGPLSDRFGRKKLLITTTLLFGTMSLFAGFSENITQLTILRFLTGLGLGGALPNAITLCSEYSPDKRRASLVALMVCGFSVGMAVSGFIAAAVIPAFGWKSILFIGGAAPLLLVPALLRLLPESAHFMTIKGDRAAEVRTALESIAPGQLTADSDFTVTAALPGTPVRQIFTNGLGLGTILLWFSFFMSLLIVYLVGNWLPLILTDAGVSKSGAALITTGFHLGGSVGAIILGKLMDHFDENRVLAIAYGLASIVILVISQATQYFALVVAGVIAAGFFVVGGQVGLNALASGYYPNSSRGTGVSWANGVGRTGSIIGSLIGGSLLTLGWGAGNIFLLLALPAFIASLAVLAMGYARRARK; encoded by the coding sequence ATGAGCGTGACAGTCAACATACAGGAGTTCATCAACGCGCAGCCATATTCTGCGTTCCAGAAACGCATATTGGCTTTATGCTTCCTGGTCGTTGCTATCGATGGGTTCGATACCGCATTGGTTGGATTTATCGCGCCTGCAATTCAGGCTGAATGGATGGTCAGTCCGGCCGAATTGACGCCTTTAATGATGGCAGGGCTGATCGGGCTTCTGGTCGGCGCATTTGTCTTTGGCCCTTTGTCGGATCGGTTTGGGCGGAAGAAGTTGCTGATAACAACAACGCTGCTGTTTGGAACCATGTCGTTATTCGCGGGATTTTCCGAGAACATCACGCAGCTTACCATTTTAAGGTTCTTGACGGGGCTGGGGCTGGGAGGAGCGTTGCCCAACGCCATTACCTTATGTTCTGAGTATAGTCCGGACAAACGCCGCGCATCTTTGGTGGCATTGATGGTATGTGGATTTTCAGTGGGTATGGCAGTGTCAGGCTTCATCGCAGCCGCCGTTATCCCGGCATTTGGCTGGAAGTCGATATTGTTCATTGGCGGTGCCGCTCCGTTGCTGTTGGTTCCGGCACTTCTACGGTTGTTACCTGAATCCGCGCACTTTATGACAATCAAAGGTGACCGTGCCGCCGAAGTCCGTACTGCGCTTGAAAGCATAGCACCCGGCCAACTCACAGCCGATTCCGACTTCACGGTGACCGCCGCTTTGCCCGGTACGCCTGTCCGCCAAATATTTACCAATGGTCTGGGGCTTGGCACTATTTTGCTTTGGTTCAGCTTCTTTATGAGCCTGCTGATCGTGTATTTGGTCGGCAACTGGCTGCCGCTGATCCTTACTGATGCGGGAGTCAGCAAGTCGGGCGCAGCCTTAATCACGACCGGTTTTCATCTTGGTGGTTCCGTGGGTGCAATCATACTTGGCAAGTTAATGGACCACTTTGACGAGAATAGGGTGCTGGCGATTGCATATGGGCTGGCAAGTATAGTGATATTGGTAATTAGCCAAGCGACCCAGTATTTCGCATTGGTAGTCGCCGGTGTGATCGCTGCCGGCTTCTTCGTAGTCGGCGGCCAAGTCGGTCTCAATGCATTGGCTTCAGGATATTATCCGAACTCTTCACGAGGAACGGGAGTCAGTTGGGCCAACGGTGTCGGGCGAACCGGCTCGATCATAGGGAGCCTGATTGGTGGGTCGTTACTCACACTGGGTTGGGGAGCTGGAAACATATTTCTGCTTCTCGCTTTGCCCGCCTTCATCGCATCGCTTGCTGTGTTGGCTATGGGATATGCCCGCCGTGCACGTAAGTGA
- a CDS encoding nuclear transport factor 2 family protein produces MSRIKVGFAAFALAAAVTHLPALAQDPVLKAADAEALFTSADPKLHRNKQAAYHIIRDLLEAGQWDQADLWLTERYIQHNPSVTSGRQGIIDFFTRVLKIPSKPIPKKTSWPVVAVVAEGDYVTVAFVREIKDPADATKSYTTTAFDMWRFVDGKADEHWDGATRP; encoded by the coding sequence ATGTCACGCATCAAAGTGGGCTTTGCCGCATTCGCTCTCGCAGCTGCCGTAACGCATCTCCCCGCGTTGGCTCAAGACCCGGTGCTGAAGGCCGCTGATGCAGAGGCCCTGTTTACCAGTGCCGATCCAAAGCTGCACCGGAACAAGCAGGCGGCCTACCATATCATCCGGGATTTGTTGGAAGCTGGCCAGTGGGACCAGGCCGATCTTTGGCTGACGGAGCGCTATATCCAACATAACCCGTCTGTTACATCGGGGCGGCAGGGCATAATCGATTTCTTCACCAGGGTCCTAAAAATACCATCTAAACCAATCCCGAAAAAGACAAGTTGGCCGGTTGTCGCCGTAGTTGCAGAAGGAGATTATGTCACAGTCGCCTTTGTTCGGGAGATCAAAGATCCGGCGGATGCAACAAAAAGTTACACCACAACGGCCTTTGATATGTGGCGCTTCGTAGACGGCAAGGCGGATGAACATTGGGATGGCGCGACCCGCCCATAG
- a CDS encoding c-type cytochrome, translating to MRSSHLFTATFLALTALATTACQNDVQANAATTSSTSYSPSKKPVEAAVAQFAKGKTPGQEVFNRNCAACHADGVKFAGTMALAAKYDGSIPAALEQRKDLTPEIIRYFVRNGVSIMPGYRKSQITDKELDELATYLSQKTLIN from the coding sequence ATGCGGAGCTCACATCTTTTTACAGCCACTTTTCTGGCCCTGACTGCATTGGCAACGACGGCTTGCCAAAATGACGTGCAGGCGAATGCAGCCACGACATCATCAACCTCTTATTCGCCTAGCAAGAAGCCTGTTGAGGCGGCGGTAGCGCAATTCGCGAAGGGCAAAACCCCAGGACAGGAGGTGTTCAACCGTAACTGCGCCGCCTGTCATGCAGATGGCGTAAAGTTTGCCGGTACTATGGCTCTTGCCGCCAAGTATGACGGATCGATCCCCGCAGCGCTGGAACAACGTAAAGACCTGACGCCAGAGATAATTCGCTATTTTGTCCGAAACGGGGTTTCGATCATGCCAGGATATCGCAAGTCCCAAATCACCGACAAGGAGTTGGATGAACTAGCGACATATCTGTCTCAAAAAACGCTGATTAACTAA
- a CDS encoding VOC family protein gives MKFKFHHMNLCTDNLPRLTAFYKQLFELGTINDAEHTVVSREREDRAYTGKVDFLTDGDIEFHWAERDLDTGFKMKQFVNPMGHGHFCFRTDDIKGFMRRCDELGIRYSDYGCWAIPGWHQVFLHDPDGQVIEVHQPNVF, from the coding sequence ATGAAGTTTAAGTTCCATCACATGAACCTTTGCACGGACAACCTTCCTCGACTGACTGCATTTTATAAGCAGCTGTTCGAACTCGGCACTATTAACGACGCGGAGCACACTGTTGTCAGTCGTGAGCGTGAAGATCGCGCCTACACTGGCAAAGTCGACTTCCTGACCGATGGCGATATCGAGTTCCACTGGGCAGAACGCGACCTAGACACCGGGTTCAAAATGAAGCAGTTTGTCAACCCGATGGGCCACGGACATTTTTGCTTCCGTACGGATGACATTAAGGGCTTTATGCGCCGTTGCGATGAACTCGGAATCCGTTATTCGGATTATGGCTGCTGGGCGATCCCTGGCTGGCATCAAGTGTTTCTCCACGATCCCGACGGTCAAGTTATCGAAGTTCATCAACCTAATGTTTTCTGA
- a CDS encoding serine hydrolase domain-containing protein: MTMRKLSCLVLFSFALMSSNAEAKPGASSPAVERNVAEALDPYVTDQKLAGYVTVLMKDGRRVATNVHGYADIDTRRPMTKDTIFRIYSMTKPVTGVALMILHDQGKWKFSDPISKFLPELGNLKVYEGVDAAGNLISRPAASQPTMGQLVTHTAGFLYGFGPTPVDREYQKHVPLIPTAVETSTYLAGLAKIPLAYEPGTQWQYSIAMDLEGIIVERLSGKSLQAFMKAEIFDPLKMVDTDFIVPPSKRDRFASLYDGQSGKLMAVTTGPFADTYATTPVTASGGGGLVSTVDDYARFASMLLNGGTLNGRRILSKRATKTIMTNRLSPALINGRFGIGIQQIRPGYEYGVNGVVVTDPAKAGVAMGKGSYLWDGAAGTWFWVDPANKIVFVGMIQRLAAEGGPNVQVASQRAVAESIALGRRQ; this comes from the coding sequence ATGACCATGCGTAAACTAAGCTGCCTCGTACTATTCTCTTTCGCACTGATGTCTTCCAATGCGGAAGCGAAGCCCGGCGCTAGTTCGCCTGCGGTAGAAAGGAACGTTGCAGAAGCCCTCGACCCATATGTCACTGACCAGAAATTGGCGGGTTATGTGACTGTGCTAATGAAAGACGGCAGACGCGTTGCTACCAACGTCCATGGTTATGCGGATATCGACACTCGCCGTCCGATGACAAAAGATACGATTTTCCGCATTTACTCAATGACTAAGCCGGTCACCGGTGTCGCGCTGATGATCTTGCATGACCAAGGAAAATGGAAGTTTTCCGACCCTATTTCGAAGTTTCTGCCGGAGCTTGGAAATCTAAAGGTTTATGAAGGTGTAGATGCGGCTGGTAATTTGATTTCCCGTCCAGCGGCCTCCCAGCCGACGATGGGCCAACTTGTCACGCATACCGCCGGGTTTCTCTATGGGTTTGGTCCCACTCCTGTTGACCGAGAGTATCAAAAGCACGTTCCATTGATTCCAACTGCAGTAGAAACATCAACATATCTGGCTGGGCTGGCCAAAATTCCGTTGGCGTATGAACCCGGCACGCAGTGGCAATATAGCATTGCGATGGACCTGGAAGGCATAATAGTCGAACGGCTGAGTGGAAAATCCCTCCAAGCATTCATGAAGGCGGAGATCTTCGATCCGCTGAAAATGGTAGATACTGACTTTATCGTACCGCCCTCGAAAAGAGACCGCTTTGCTTCACTTTACGATGGGCAGAGCGGCAAGTTGATGGCTGTAACGACGGGACCTTTTGCTGATACTTATGCCACTACACCAGTGACTGCATCCGGAGGGGGTGGGTTGGTTTCTACGGTGGATGATTATGCCCGCTTTGCCAGCATGTTGCTGAATGGCGGAACGCTGAATGGTCGGCGGATCTTGTCAAAGCGCGCAACCAAGACAATTATGACCAATCGATTGTCGCCTGCTTTGATCAACGGGCGCTTTGGCATTGGCATCCAGCAAATCAGGCCTGGCTATGAATATGGCGTCAATGGAGTCGTTGTAACCGATCCAGCAAAGGCAGGGGTGGCTATGGGTAAAGGAAGCTATCTATGGGATGGCGCAGCCGGGACGTGGTTTTGGGTTGATCCAGCCAACAAGATCGTTTTCGTTGGGATGATCCAGCGACTTGCAGCAGAGGGCGGACCGAATGTTCAAGTCGCCTCCCAGCGTGCTGTGGCAGAAAGTATTGCTCTAGGTCGCCGTCAATAA
- a CDS encoding SDR family NAD(P)-dependent oxidoreductase, translated as MSLSRILDGKVCIVVGASSPKGIGDATVRMLLDHGAKVVAAGIVMNDDIIARLLSGCTDSEIPRSNIDGQICDITDFGQCQALMEAVVDKFGKVDCLVNCAGIVEGCAFSEISSDKFDRMTNVNLKGTFNLCKAALQVFERQGHGNIVNLSSLAAQRGGGLAGGAHYAASKGGVISLTRSIAREYGPMNIRANIICPAMIDTEMLDGFSAKRQNEIVESIPLRRVGLPSEVAGTCLFLASDLSGFITGATIDVNGGAHIH; from the coding sequence ATGAGCTTAAGTAGGATTCTGGACGGAAAAGTCTGCATCGTGGTTGGCGCGTCATCGCCAAAAGGGATCGGCGATGCAACGGTGCGCATGCTTCTGGATCACGGCGCGAAGGTGGTCGCCGCAGGCATCGTGATGAATGACGATATTATAGCACGGCTTTTGTCGGGCTGCACCGACTCTGAAATTCCGCGGAGCAACATTGATGGTCAGATATGCGACATTACCGATTTTGGGCAATGCCAAGCGTTGATGGAAGCTGTGGTTGACAAATTCGGTAAGGTAGATTGTCTCGTCAACTGTGCCGGTATCGTTGAAGGATGCGCATTTAGCGAAATTAGTAGTGACAAGTTTGATCGCATGACAAACGTTAATCTCAAAGGAACCTTCAACCTGTGCAAAGCTGCGCTGCAGGTATTCGAGCGGCAAGGTCACGGCAACATCGTCAACCTGTCATCTTTGGCGGCGCAACGTGGGGGTGGCTTGGCGGGTGGCGCGCACTATGCCGCTTCCAAAGGTGGCGTAATAAGCCTGACGAGGTCGATTGCGCGTGAGTATGGCCCGATGAATATCCGCGCGAACATTATCTGCCCAGCAATGATAGACACGGAAATGCTCGATGGATTTTCGGCCAAACGCCAAAACGAAATTGTAGAGTCAATTCCACTGAGGCGCGTTGGATTGCCAAGTGAAGTGGCAGGCACTTGCCTCTTTCTAGCTTCGGACCTTAGCGGGTTTATCACTGGCGCGACTATTGATGTGAATGGCGGCGCGCACATTCATTAA